The Candidatus Margulisiibacteriota bacterium genome contains a region encoding:
- a CDS encoding DUF882 domain-containing protein, with protein sequence MSEHFNSRDFVCRCGQCRNDIRVHLGLVGALEMIGFNFKRTPRIASAFRCEYYNDKHNIGKKNAHSQGKAAHIYIDGVKLNDLYNFAKTIPEIRGLGYYPEEKFIHIDTRSLDKGAEKDEWFKEGGKIHPMTAEAKTRFGLL encoded by the coding sequence TTGAGCGAACACTTCAATTCGAGGGATTTTGTGTGCCGGTGCGGCCAGTGCAGGAACGACATCAGGGTGCATCTGGGTCTGGTGGGCGCGCTGGAAATGATAGGCTTCAACTTTAAAAGGACCCCGAGGATAGCCTCTGCCTTCAGGTGCGAATACTATAATGACAAGCACAACATCGGCAAAAAAAATGCCCACAGCCAGGGCAAAGCCGCTCATATATACATAGACGGGGTCAAGCTTAACGACCTTTACAATTTTGCAAAAACCATACCCGAAATACGGGGGCTTGGCTATTATCCCGAAGAAAAGTTCATACATATAGATACCAGGTCCCTTGACAAGGGGGCGGAAAAGGACGAATGGTTTAAAGAGGGAGGAAAGATCCACCCCATGACCGCCGAGGCAAAGACAAGGTTTGGACTGCTCTAG
- the xerC gene encoding tyrosine recombinase XerC produces the protein MDNDIQGFLSYLRDERKYSPHTLSGYLLDLREYSEFLKGDSLPHLSMTRNLARAYLVRLEEKKHGRKSVARKISCLRSFYRYLVKEKRLEKNIWKAVSIPKAEKKLPSFLYEEEIASLLEAVKINTPQGMRDKSILELLYASGMRVSEAAALNLSDIDPESGEVLVMGKGSKERVVLIGSYARAALFDYIKLARPKLHGKKERNRALFLGRLGGRLTGRSIERLIARYSKAAGIAKKVTPHSLRHSFATHLLERGADLRSVQELLGHSSLSTTQVYTHITKERLKSVHTKAHPRARG, from the coding sequence ATGGATAATGACATACAAGGCTTTTTGTCGTACCTGAGGGACGAAAGAAAATACTCCCCCCACACTTTGAGCGGCTACCTGCTGGACCTTAGAGAATACTCTGAATTTTTGAAGGGAGATTCCCTGCCCCACCTTTCTATGACCAGGAACCTTGCGCGCGCTTATCTTGTCCGGCTGGAAGAAAAAAAACACGGCAGAAAATCGGTAGCAAGAAAGATCTCGTGCCTTCGCAGTTTTTACAGATATCTCGTAAAAGAAAAAAGGCTTGAAAAGAATATCTGGAAAGCCGTTTCGATCCCAAAGGCGGAGAAAAAGCTCCCTTCTTTTTTGTACGAAGAGGAGATAGCCTCTCTTCTTGAGGCTGTCAAAATAAATACTCCGCAGGGAATGAGGGACAAGTCCATACTTGAACTGCTTTACGCCTCGGGAATGCGCGTAAGCGAAGCGGCTGCGCTTAACCTTTCGGATATCGACCCTGAAAGCGGCGAGGTGCTGGTAATGGGCAAGGGCTCAAAAGAAAGAGTGGTGCTTATCGGCTCATACGCCAGGGCGGCTCTCTTTGATTATATTAAGTTGGCCCGCCCCAAACTCCACGGCAAAAAGGAGCGTAACAGGGCTCTCTTCTTGGGACGGCTTGGGGGCCGCCTGACAGGCCGCAGCATAGAGCGGCTCATAGCAAGGTACTCAAAGGCCGCGGGGATCGCCAAAAAAGTGACCCCTCACAGCCTGAGGCACAGTTTTGCCACCCATCTTCTTGAGCGGGGGGCCGACCTGCGCAGTGTCCAAGAGCTATTGGGCCACAGCAGCCTCTCCACCACGCAGGTGTATACCCATATAACCAAAGAGAGGCTAAAAAGTGTCCACACTAAGGCCCACCCCAGGGCCAGAGGCTGA